From Sulfuracidifex tepidarius, one genomic window encodes:
- a CDS encoding ArsR/SmtB family transcription factor, with translation MEKEKTEDFALMAELESFFSALSDSTRLRIVMFLLKNGEASVQEICKRVGKSQPLVSHHMACLKNCGVVKWERKGKNVIYKLNDEHVKEIINEALNHVSLFSNSILSCEIIKEEREDGKE, from the coding sequence GTTGATGGCAGAGTTGGAATCATTCTTCTCAGCCCTTTCAGATTCCACTAGGCTTAGGATAGTCATGTTCCTACTGAAGAACGGTGAGGCCTCGGTTCAGGAGATCTGTAAGAGGGTAGGGAAATCACAGCCATTGGTCTCACACCATATGGCGTGCCTAAAGAACTGCGGGGTGGTGAAGTGGGAAAGAAAGGGGAAAAATGTAATATATAAGCTGAACGATGAACACGTAAAGGAAATAATTAATGAAGCCTTGAATCACGTAAGTTTGTTCAGTAATTCCATTTTATCATGTGAGATCATCAAGGAAGAGAGAGAAGACGGGAAGGAATAG
- a CDS encoding AAA family ATPase produces the protein MDASLIYSILGEPGYLIWGDSKGSVKISVRGNGSEPVGYPFSALFKRYFLSYLKNDGSRIDMVPSLNKIMISLLYVPSDEKNKRRFIGAGIITDINIDSIRNFRYWKEESGSNEKYWILRFRMKVIWLSRSVRNSIRESIPEIREWLRKGGNLQDQVPSILRNAVGEEIEGVQASQSNNCYNDSKYINGVKDFIMSKIESGEVEETYKFYKQITNELEDLSQGIITEEVNNANPQCKSVEKALEEAKDLISNNLYLQNPRILDFMFASLRIGNILLVGPPGVGKTEIATTIADSLCSNGEKATANALWTRRDLIGGETLREGSISWKPGVILRAYVKASRIPDNALFPVVLEELNRADIDKAFGDFFTMFSSADASKWRIPSSLMEEIRSFPPDPQLSQLLKVIENEKNTGKSPLSKLRVIATMNLKDLRNLYQIGDAITRRFSVFYLDCPKGDSDVEVVMKANGFNFTQETVNDLKEVISRVRKGLGSKFCLSTSTVSKVISQMSIMQKETHKIEKQEIIELIKIHAGTIDNGVMKRIDKMLEVSSETH, from the coding sequence ATGGATGCATCTTTAATTTATTCCATTCTCGGAGAACCAGGTTACTTAATTTGGGGAGATAGCAAAGGTTCGGTGAAGATCAGTGTCAGAGGGAATGGAAGTGAGCCAGTTGGGTATCCTTTTTCAGCGCTTTTCAAAAGATACTTCTTATCTTATCTTAAAAATGATGGGTCCAGAATAGATATGGTACCCTCCCTCAACAAGATTATGATAAGCTTACTTTACGTACCATCGGATGAAAAGAATAAAAGGAGATTTATAGGAGCTGGAATAATAACAGATATTAATATAGATTCAATCAGAAATTTCAGATATTGGAAGGAGGAATCTGGCTCAAACGAGAAGTACTGGATTCTTAGATTCAGAATGAAGGTAATATGGTTGTCCAGATCCGTGAGAAACTCAATCCGTGAAAGCATACCTGAGATACGAGAGTGGTTAAGAAAGGGAGGAAACCTTCAAGACCAAGTCCCTTCTATCTTGAGAAACGCAGTAGGAGAAGAAATAGAGGGTGTACAAGCTTCTCAGTCTAATAACTGTTACAATGATTCGAAATACATAAACGGTGTGAAAGATTTCATCATGTCCAAGATTGAGAGCGGAGAGGTAGAGGAAACTTATAAATTCTATAAACAGATAACAAATGAACTTGAAGATCTATCTCAAGGTATCATTACAGAAGAAGTAAATAATGCGAATCCCCAATGTAAATCTGTGGAAAAAGCACTTGAGGAAGCTAAAGATTTAATTTCTAACAATCTCTATCTGCAGAATCCTAGAATTTTAGACTTCATGTTTGCGTCCCTGAGGATAGGAAACATTTTGCTTGTAGGACCGCCAGGAGTAGGAAAGACTGAAATAGCTACCACCATAGCAGATTCACTTTGTTCTAACGGCGAGAAGGCTACCGCTAACGCGCTGTGGACGAGAAGGGATTTAATAGGAGGAGAGACCCTGAGGGAAGGATCAATCTCTTGGAAGCCCGGAGTAATTCTCAGAGCTTACGTGAAGGCATCTAGAATACCAGATAATGCATTGTTTCCCGTAGTATTAGAAGAGCTCAATCGTGCAGACATAGACAAAGCTTTCGGTGACTTTTTTACCATGTTTTCATCCGCTGACGCCTCTAAATGGAGAATTCCGTCCTCTTTGATGGAAGAAATAAGGTCTTTTCCGCCCGATCCTCAGCTATCTCAGCTCCTTAAGGTAATAGAGAACGAGAAGAACACTGGGAAAAGTCCCCTAAGTAAGTTGAGGGTTATAGCGACAATGAACTTGAAGGACTTAAGGAACCTATATCAAATAGGCGACGCCATTACCAGAAGATTTTCCGTCTTTTATTTGGATTGCCCTAAGGGAGACTCAGACGTTGAGGTAGTGATGAAAGCTAATGGATTTAACTTTACTCAGGAAACGGTAAATGACCTTAAGGAAGTGATATCTAGAGTTAGGAAAGGGTTAGGATCAAAGTTCTGCCTTTCTACATCTACGGTATCAAAGGTAATATCGCAGATGTCCATAATGCAGAAGGAGACTCATAAAATCGAAAAACAAGAAATAATAGAGCTAATAAAGATACATGCAGGAACTATAGATAATGGAGTAATGAAGAGGATAGACAAGATGCTTGAAGTAAGTTCCGAAACTCATTAA
- a CDS encoding HEPN domain-containing protein: MSSFQNAVLLCKRSLNYLKASKESFKEGLYDVSSTNCQISAELLIKSTYLLLGYSFPQTHNIRKLLSGLAELTLSEKIKDFVKNKRKDLNMVELNRFEGQYSLIDIDSETASDCLDTVENHLLPLMKSVWGDKWCGD; the protein is encoded by the coding sequence GTGTCTTCATTTCAAAATGCAGTGCTTCTTTGCAAAAGGTCTTTAAATTACCTGAAAGCTTCAAAGGAATCGTTCAAGGAGGGTTTGTATGACGTTTCCTCCACAAACTGTCAGATCTCCGCCGAGCTTCTCATAAAATCAACGTACCTTCTGTTAGGATACTCCTTTCCCCAAACTCATAACATAAGGAAATTGCTTTCAGGATTGGCTGAATTAACTCTTTCTGAGAAAATTAAAGACTTCGTGAAGAATAAAAGAAAGGATTTAAACATGGTGGAGCTAAACAGATTTGAAGGACAGTACTCGCTAATAGACATAGATTCAGAGACAGCGTCTGACTGTCTAGATACGGTGGAAAATCACCTCCTTCCTTTAATGAAGAGCGTTTGGGGTGATAAATGGTGTGGGGATTAG
- a CDS encoding nucleotidyltransferase domain-containing protein, whose amino-acid sequence MVWGLEYIQYLENNWRKIAERVKEVAKTLGKVDKVVVFGSVIKGEVTGSSDLDIAVFYDEDLTDKEKIRRTLEILNRVDEEIADINLQVMNRDEEDFFLNKFVDKYVEID is encoded by the coding sequence ATGGTGTGGGGATTAGAATATATTCAATATCTAGAAAATAATTGGCGCAAAATAGCCGAGAGAGTCAAAGAAGTGGCCAAGACCTTAGGTAAAGTCGATAAGGTTGTAGTGTTTGGTTCTGTCATTAAAGGAGAAGTGACAGGAAGTAGCGACCTAGATATAGCAGTATTTTATGACGAGGATCTTACTGACAAAGAGAAAATAAGGAGGACTCTAGAAATACTAAACAGAGTAGACGAGGAGATCGCCGACATAAACCTACAAGTGATGAACAGAGATGAGGAGGACTTCTTCCTGAATAAATTCGTGGACAAGTACGTGGAAATCGATTAA
- a CDS encoding HEPN domain-containing protein — translation MLDHEEFNRWFRSAQLTLESAKHDLSGGFYNWSCFKSQQASELSVKAYLYGIGQPKTGHVVSQLLIFLRAPQDLVDKAKYLDKLYIPTRYPDAWENENPSYYYTKREAEEAIKYAEEIINYIEEKWRTLSQEEKERGEKS, via the coding sequence GTGCTTGATCACGAAGAATTTAACAGATGGTTTAGATCAGCTCAGCTGACCTTAGAAAGTGCCAAGCATGATCTCAGCGGTGGTTTCTATAATTGGTCTTGCTTCAAGTCACAGCAAGCTTCCGAACTTTCAGTTAAGGCTTACCTTTACGGTATAGGACAACCGAAGACCGGGCATGTAGTATCTCAATTGTTGATCTTTCTGAGAGCTCCTCAAGACCTCGTGGACAAGGCAAAGTATCTCGATAAGTTGTATATCCCCACCAGATATCCAGACGCATGGGAGAATGAAAATCCTTCATACTATTACACTAAGAGAGAAGCCGAGGAAGCTATTAAATACGCCGAAGAGATAATTAATTACATAGAGGAGAAATGGAGGACGTTATCTCAAGAAGAGAAAGAGAGAGGAGAGAAGTCATAG
- a CDS encoding nucleotidyltransferase domain-containing protein translates to MEDVISRRERERREVIEKAMTYVNSLQGRYTSFLIGSYSRGDFNVWSDVDILLIGEFNGNPVERLLRLDFPPGFEVIPINEGEFDKAIRKNNPVIWDVKNKGIVLRDDLEICKKYANVIKCTFVE, encoded by the coding sequence ATGGAGGACGTTATCTCAAGAAGAGAAAGAGAGAGGAGAGAAGTCATAGAGAAAGCTATGACATACGTTAACTCTTTGCAAGGTCGCTACACATCTTTCCTGATAGGTTCGTATTCAAGGGGAGACTTCAACGTATGGAGCGATGTAGACATTCTTTTGATAGGGGAATTTAATGGAAATCCAGTAGAAAGGTTATTGAGGCTGGACTTTCCCCCAGGTTTTGAAGTCATCCCCATAAATGAAGGGGAGTTCGATAAGGCAATCAGGAAGAATAATCCCGTGATTTGGGACGTTAAAAACAAGGGAATAGTTCTAAGAGATGATCTAGAGATCTGCAAAAAGTACGCTAACGTGATAAAATGTACTTTTGTGGAGTAA
- the cas2 gene encoding CRISPR-associated endonuclease Cas2, which yields MYIEVAFDISSEKIRGKLRRYLRSMGLSMVNKSVYAGVGSYKTASLVSERAERIIEDNDNVYIVVIQDWEYSSINCTKDGCVKISERKLEVL from the coding sequence ATGTACATAGAGGTGGCCTTTGACATCTCCTCAGAGAAAATCAGGGGGAAACTCAGGAGATACCTCAGGTCTATGGGTCTCTCAATGGTTAACAAGTCAGTCTATGCTGGAGTTGGCAGCTACAAGACGGCGTCCCTCGTGTCCGAAAGAGCTGAAAGAATTATTGAAGACAATGATAACGTCTACATTGTCGTCATACAGGACTGGGAGTACTCCTCTATTAACTGTACCAAGGATGGTTGCGTCAAAATCAGCGAAAGAAAATTAGAAGTCCTGTAA
- a CDS encoding RAMP superfamily CRISPR-associated protein, with translation MSEKVIRLFKLSFKGDSLRVGGEREGSTLYQLKYKVKAREVPVIPNSSWKGVFKRISEEISKGKGMGTALSHDNDDHPKELRGNKEADERVTRILERVRETIDNERNEVNGTQLKGVDIDDEVWTIVRSNVPAAEITWGDLEELTARAVYYYMCPVERLYGSKLFASSISFSDSLVEGNVSFQPHVVLDRTFGAQKEKHLFEEEVVEPSIISLKVVLRPEGDVQLWKYTLRYVEKMGIAVGGSKSRGLGHLTLDVEESKVGEVDGVDVKWDGLTKFLWSKS, from the coding sequence ATGAGCGAGAAAGTGATACGTCTTTTCAAACTGAGCTTCAAAGGGGACTCCCTCAGGGTGGGAGGAGAAAGGGAAGGGTCTACCTTGTACCAGTTGAAGTACAAGGTGAAGGCAAGGGAAGTACCGGTGATCCCGAACTCCTCTTGGAAGGGAGTGTTCAAGAGGATAAGTGAGGAAATATCTAAGGGTAAAGGGATGGGAACTGCGTTATCGCATGACAACGACGATCATCCTAAGGAATTGAGAGGAAACAAAGAGGCTGACGAGAGGGTTACACGTATCTTAGAACGAGTTAGGGAGACGATCGACAATGAGAGAAACGAGGTAAATGGGACCCAACTGAAGGGGGTGGACATAGACGACGAGGTATGGACTATCGTGAGGTCTAACGTTCCCGCAGCCGAGATCACGTGGGGAGACCTAGAGGAACTCACAGCCAGAGCAGTTTACTATTATATGTGTCCGGTGGAGAGGCTTTACGGCTCCAAGCTCTTCGCGTCCTCCATATCCTTCTCTGACTCCCTTGTCGAGGGGAACGTCTCCTTCCAGCCACACGTGGTGCTGGACAGGACTTTCGGCGCCCAAAAGGAGAAACACCTCTTCGAGGAAGAAGTGGTCGAGCCTTCTATCATCAGCCTAAAGGTAGTGCTGAGGCCTGAAGGTGACGTTCAACTGTGGAAATATACCTTGAGGTACGTGGAGAAGATGGGGATAGCCGTGGGAGGATCCAAGAGCAGGGGACTGGGGCACCTCACCCTCGACGTAGAGGAGAGCAAGGTAGGAGAGGTTGACGGGGTGGACGTGAAGTGGGACGGGCTGACGAAATTCCTGTGGTCTAAATCGTGA